A genome region from Anopheles stephensi strain Indian chromosome 2, UCI_ANSTEP_V1.0, whole genome shotgun sequence includes the following:
- the LOC118507360 gene encoding NPC intracellular cholesterol transporter 2 homolog a-like, translating into MFRALFLIALVPALVYGNVTRACTGGRPQPFSVNIEGCSAAPCDLVRGQDVIALIDFTTDRAVTSMTTVATATALGVVTTYPLGSNAVTCNFLQGSSCPLSANEDVTYRLTMPILSIYPLVSLSIEIDVLDQNNNSVTCFVVDAQVVTASK; encoded by the exons ATGTTCCGAGCACTGTTCCTGATTGCCTTGGTTCCGGCACTGGTGTACGGTAATGTGACCCGCGCCTGCACGGGAGGTCGTCCACAACCGTTCAGCGTGAACATTGAAGGATGTAGTGCGGCTCCCTGTGATCTGGTTCGAGGACAGGATGTGATcgctttgattgattttacaaCCG ACCGTGCCGTTACATCGATGACTACCGTGGCCACTGCTACTGCGCTCGGTGTGGTAACGACCTATCCGTTGGGTTCGAACGCCGTCACCTGCAACTTCCTGCAGGGCAGCAGCTGCCCACTGTCCGCCAACGAGGATGTCACCTACCGTTTAACCATGCCGATTCTATCGATCTACCCGTTGGTTAGCCTTAGCATCGAGATTGACGTGCTCGACCAGAACAATAACTCCGTCACGTGTTTCGTAGTCGATGCGCAGGTTGTCACTGCCTCGAAGTAA